The Rissa tridactyla isolate bRisTri1 chromosome 6, bRisTri1.patW.cur.20221130, whole genome shotgun sequence DNA segment TCGGCGCTGCAGACCCTGGTGCTCTCGCACAACGCCATGGTCCACCTCCCCGCCGGGGTTTTCCAGGGGCTGGTGGAGCTGGCGACGCTGCAGCTGAGCCACAACAACCTGTCCAGCCTGCCGGACGGGCTGCTGGCCGGGCTGCCCCTCCTTACAGCCCTGGCCCTGGACCACAACCGCCTGGCCCGCGTGCCCCCGGGGATTTTGGATGCCAATGGGCAGCTGGTACGCCTGGGGCTGGCCAACAACCCCTGGGCCTGCGACTGCCACCTCGCCTACCTCCTGGGCTGGCTCCAGAGCTTCGCCGAGCCCCTCATCCATGCACAAGCCTTCTGTGCCGGCCCGGCTGCCCTCCAGGGACGGTCCCTGCTGGAGGTCCCACAGGGGCAGCTGGAGTGCCCGGCAGTGCCTGGTGTCCTCCCggaggagggctgggatggggagccaggggaggatgctccaggacagtgCACCTACAGCAACCCCGAGGGCACTGTAAGCGTGGCCTGCGATGCCACGAGTTGCCAGCAGCTCAGCCttcgcctccctcctcctcctcctcctcccgggcaggcagcaggccCGGGGCTGGCGTACCAGGGTGCCTGGGTGCTGCACTCCCGCTGCGGCACGCTGCAGGTCAGCGTCCTCATCACGGCGCAGAGCGGGGATGAGGCCACCTCACCAGGGCTCCCCGCTGCGCCCTAGGGCTTGGGCGGGTACCCGCTCCGGCTCTGCTGTTGCTTTGGCCACCTCCAAATCAGCCTGGGAAAAGCACCTCGTCTTGTTCTGCTACCCCTGCCATGGTCACCAGCTGTCACCAAGCTCTCCGCAAGAACTGGCCTGGTGGTATTTATTCCTGCAGCCATGCATTTCTTGTATATTTCAAATatcattaaaatgtatatattattttttgtGCAACCAGTTCCTATGGTGGAGAGAGGAAACACCCCTGTCTCTGCCTACGTATTTGGGGGAAGCGAAGGTCGCTGAGGTCCAACCGGGACCAGGCTGGGGCTGTGCGTGGTGTCTCATGGGTGCAGGTGCCTGGCGGTGAGTAAGTGCTGCTCTCTGGTATGGTCGTCTCTACCTGCTGCACCTCTCCAGCTTCAGTTTTTTCTCCCTCGGCAGTGCAGAGATCTGGCAGCCTGAAGCCTGGCACCagcccccagggcagggctgtggtgtGTGGGGTGTCTGAGGTAGACATGGGTGAGTGCTGCCGATGGCCCAGCGAGGGGAcgggctgcctggctgcagggtgggcaTTGGcaagtcccccccccccccaccctggcagGGCTTGGCCTGCAGACCCCCTTCGGAACCCCCAAGTACCACAGAGATGGGGCACAAAgtcccagcagggctgccagcccagGGGACAGCAAGTACGGTGGGTGGTCCGTACCCAGGGGACAGCAGGGTACGGTGGGTGCTCCCCTAAGAGAGCAAATGTGGGGATATGCACGTGTGGGTGTGAGTGTGCGGGTGCATGCGTGGGTGAGTGTGTGGATGTACACGTGTGTGAGTGCATGTGTGCCTGCATGTGCATGTGGGGTATGCACGTGTGAGTGCATGGATGGGTGCATGCATGGGTGTGAGCACGTGGGTGCGttgagccagcaatatgcccttgtggccacgaaggccaatggcatcctggggtgcatcaagaagattgtggccagcaggtggagggaggtcatcctccctctctactctgccttggtgaggctgcacctggagtactgtgtccagttctgggctccccggttcaagagggacagggaactgctgaagagggtgcagcaaagggctaccaagatgattagggcactggaacacctctcttatgaagaaaggctgagggatttgggtctcttcagtctggaaaaaagacggctgaggggggaccttatcaacacttataaatactttaagggtgggtgtcaggaggatggggccaggctcttttcggtggtgcccagcaacaggacaagagggaatgggcacaaacttgagcataggaagtaccacctaaacatgagaaggaacttcgagggtggcagagcactggaacaggctgcccagagaggtggtggagtctccatctctggagatgttccaaacccgcctggacgcgttcctgtgtgacctgctctgggtgaccctgctctggcaggggggttggagcagatgatctccagaggtcccttccaaccctgtggttctatgattctatgcgcGTGTGCGTTCATGGGTGCACGCACACGTGTGCGGGGGTGCGGACACGCGTGTCGCTGTGCTGCTGGCAGACCCCGCGGGCTGCGGCGCTGCGGCGCGGAGCTGCTGCACCACCTTGCGGCCGCTGAGACAGGGGCTCCCCCGGACCAGGAGGAGccggcagagccctgcctgcccgcGGCCACCACCGAGCCAGCCTTCCCGGCCTTGCCTGCAGCTTTCCCCGCCGGGCTGcgggctctgccagccccttgccggctgctgcccagccggAGGCCGAGAGCAAAGTGGAGGCTCTGTGTCGTGTTAGCCCGACCTGTGCTAGCCGTGCCCTGGACTGCCCGCCCCATGCTCCCGGGGGGGCAGGTGGGCCATGCTGCACCCCCAGACACCTTCCTGCACCGCCAACCTGCTGCCTGCCCCGCACAGGGGACTGCcaccctgctgtggccacctccCAGGTGACTCTGTTTGGCCAGCTCCAAGCCCgcagcagggatgctggggctggctgCGGCTCCATAAACCCTCGCATGGCTGCCACACCGCAGGTTCCATGGCCTATGGAGGCTGGTGTCACTCCTGCTGCAAGCTCCATCCCCTTGGGCCCTCTGGCTCCTGCCACCCTGCAGCTTCTGGAGCAGCCTGGCACTGAGTGGGGACCTGGATGCGTACGGGATTGACATTGGAAAGGGGTAAGGCTGTTGAAAGCGTGCAATAGTTTGGAGTGTTTTTTAATTGGTCAGGAGAGCCCAGGAGCACAAGCTGAACCTTAACAAGAGCAGGTGCAAAAATTAAGAAGAAACGCAGTGGAAAGTGATGGATGCCTTGGCATTTTAAGGCTTTGAATCAAATAAGGTGTTTCTTCCCACAAGACACCCTGTACCATTCAGGAGCCCTGGGtgtcactgcaggggggttgttGGCTTGCATGAGGGTGACACAACACAGCCCCATCCCTACGGTCGGTGAGGTGTggagctgtggggctgagcccagAAGCTGGGTGTCAGAGTATCTGTCTGGCCGCAGGTGTCATCCGTTATAAGCTTAAACAAATGGCCTCAGAGCAGCACCTTTAGCTACATAGCCAATTCCTGAGGAAGGAAACAGATGgatatttttaataggaaaagcTTTAAATAGGAAAAATCCTTTCTGTTATGTTGGTGGGGGTGGTGCCTGTGAAGTTGGTGGGTTACGCTGGTGGAGATATGGCACTGCAGAGTCCATCAGCTACGAAACAGGCTGGCCTGGAGATCTTCAGGTTTCCCTGGATGTGACTAGTTGGGTGGTGCCAGCAGATAACGCCTATGGAGTACGTGCATGTGTCCTCCCTGAGGGGTTTCGGCAACAGCCCCCCCATGCCGGGGCACAGCTCCGCTGCCTGCTCCCCGGCTGTCCCTTATCTCCCTGCACAGACCTGCGCCCTGACTCCCGCGAAACCAAGCCCTGCGCCTGGGCCGTGGATAAAGAGCTGGCCAGGTGATGGGACCTCTGTCTGGTGGCCTCGCTCCTTGTCTGGTGTGGCTCGCTCCGGCAGCTGGACTCATTCACAAGTGCTCGGCCAAGTAAGTgatgcaaaatgcttttcttgctctttaaAATGTGCCGGGAGGGATGGCTCTGGGGAGTTGTTGATCGTTGCAAGGAGCACGGGAGGCTGCAGTGCCGTGATCTGGGGCTGTGCCTCCCTGTCCCTGCGCTCCTGGCGGGTGGGACAAGCAGGGGACCACGCCGAGGTCCACCGCAGTCAAATGGGGTGAGGGAGCATTTTAAAGAAGCTTTGTAGttcaaaactgtttattttcatccCTGTGCACTCAGTCCAGCTGTTCCCACCTCTGCGTTTAACCCATTGTGCTGCCCCTGCAGCTGATGTGCAGCAGGCACTTCTgcaccctcagccctgctcctgcacccGAGTCTCCCTGAGCAGAGGATGGGCAGGGATCAGCAGCAACTTCTACCCTGGGGAACCCAGCTGGCCTCGTCTCCCATCAGTTTCTCTTCAAACCCAGTAGCTTTCAGCCTCCTATATTTGCTGACCTCTCAACATTTTTCGGAAAATAACTTTTCATAGCAAACTTACCCTCCCACATAAGTTTTTTTAACGTGCTCAGTTTTGACGGACACCCAAGAAGCAACCCACAGCCCTCCTTTCGTCGGCTCCCACCCAGGGCTGTAAACCACAAGCTGGAAATGACTGTCCTGCTGCGATGCTCACAGCCATTAAAGCCCAGCTGATGTGTTAGCTGGGTGTTTCCAAATGGCTCGATGGAAGTGGTGGGCTTTACGTGGCTGCTGGTGGGTGTGTGTCAGTGACTTCACCCCCTAACTGCAGGTCACAGCCCTAAATGTCAGATATTAAACAGTTAATCTCCTAATGAGCCTCACCCTAAAGCTTGGCTGCTGCTCATAAATCAAGCATTTCTATCTGGAAAAGCTGCATAACCAAGGCCAAAATATGATGTGATCAGGAAGAATCCCAAAAAGGAGATGCTTAGAAGCAATGTTTTAAATAACCCCCCTGAACTGAGAGAAGCAGCGATGAAATAACAAGTCCATCCAGCACAGTGTGGAAATTCTGAATAAACAAGGTCACCTGGTCTTGGCTGGCTCCTGGGACCCTTGCTGGTCCCTCATTAGCAAGCGCAGGGCTGATTGCTTCTGTTGTTGCATGAATGGGCTGTTGCCCTGCTGAGTAACTGGACCTACTGGGGCAGCGCTAATGGGCAGCAGCACTTTGCCTCCTTCACCCAGACGGATGCCAAGCCTGCAGCCAGAGAACAGACCGTCCAGCCCTTGTCCCTCCTGGAGCATCTCCCACTGCAAAGCCATGAGCTGGGtcgctctcccttcctctccatcccttGGTACCAATGGCAGTGAACTCTTGTACATGCAGCGTACGTTGGCTTGTACGGCCTCTCTCTTTCTCATAAACTGAGTTACGGTATGTGAAAGAAGAGCCCTGAGAGTTGAATGAAGCGTGGTACCACAGTTCAGGAGCTGtggaaagagatttttctgttcttcGTAACTGatttttgaaacctttttttcaggACAATGTAccagcatttccttttccttttcttcctctccttccatcTCCACAAATGCCAAGATCAAATCCTGGGTGAAGATTCATATGAAATGCCCAAAGACTACCAGGAGGTCTACAGAGGGACAAAAAATGACATCAGAGAGATCCCAAAGATTGCAAAGCCCTTCATTTCTGAGATGATCTTCGTGCAAACCAGCATCACTGCTATAAGGAAAGGTGCCTTCAGGTACATGCCCAACCTGATCAAGATTTTGTTTATTGGCAACAAGATCAAGACAGTTGAACCTGGAGCCTTTGATAGTTTGGAGAAGCTGAGGGACTTGGAGATCTCCGGTGCCTCATTAGAGGAACTAGCTGTGGGCACTTTCCAAAACCTCCCAAGCTTGCAGAGGCTGGAGCTGAGGGACAGCCACCTCAGACACATCCCCAAAGGCCTGTTTGATGGGCTGGAGAAATTGGGAGAGCTCTCCCTGCACATCAATGCAATCCCTTCTCTTCCAGAGGGCGTTTTTGATTCTCTCATCAATCTAACATTTTTGGACCTGTCTAGAAACAGGATCACGGCTCTTCCTGGGGATGCCTTTAGCAAACTCCCCCGTCTGCAAGTCCTCCGGCTGTATGAGAATGAGCTGCAGGACCTCCCGGAAGGGCTGCTAGATGGTCAGATGGGGCTGCTGGAGCTCAGTCTCCAGAGGAACAGGCTCAGGGTGCTGCCATCCATGCTCCTGAGGAGCCTGCCTCACCTGGAGAAACTCCTCTTGGACAACAATCTCATCGGGGCTCTCCCACTCCAGGGATTTTTTGGTTTAAACAAATTGAAGCTGCTGACTCTGGATTCAAACCGTATTACAGAGCTCCCCTGCTGCCTTTTTGACACTATGCCACACCTGCGGGAGTTGGACCTCAGCAGGAACAGTTTGTCTACACTTCCAGATGACCTCTTTGTCAACCTCACATCTCTCAGTAAACTCATCTTGTCCCACAACCAGCTAGCAACCCTGCCAAGAGGAGCCTTCACTGGGCTCAGCAAGCTCTCAGACCTCCAGCTAGACACAAATCTACTCTCTGCTCTGGATGATGAGGTCTTTGCTCCTCTCCCAAATCTGAAAACCCTCAACCTTCGGAAGAACCAGCTGGAGAATGTTCCCCGAGGGCTCCTGGACCCCCTGAGTAAGCTCAGCTCAGTGTATCTGAGTGGGAACCCATGGAGATGTGACTGCAACCTCTGCTACCTGCACAGCTGGATTCTGGGCAACAGTGAGAAGGTTAAATTGTCCACCCAGGTGTCATGCAAGAATCCACCCCACCTGGCAGGGCAAGAAGTGACATCACTGAGAGATGACCACTTAATTTGCCCAGCTACTCTACCTCTTTCAGCTTCTTTCACCCCAGCTCTACTGTTCACCTCCACATCATCACAAGGAATGTCAACCTTGCTGTCACCTGGAGCCTTGCCCACTGCAGCACCAACCACACTGTCATTGGCAGCCTTTCCCACCATGACACCGCCAACTATGCCATCACCTGTGGCCACCTCTGCCATCTTGCCAACCATGCCAGCAGAGGCCTTCTTCACTGCTCCATCATCAACCATGCCGTCTAAGGCCTCCATCACCACACCATCACCAACTGTGCAGCCCAAGACCTCCAACACCACACCATCATCAGCCATGCTGCCAAAGGCCTCCGTCACCACCCCCTCAccagctgtgctgctgaaggCCTCCGTCACCACCCCCTCACCAGCTGTGCTGCCTGAGACCTCCGTCACCACCCCATCACCCACTCGGCTGCCTGAGACCTTCATCACCACTCCATCACCAGCTGTGCTGCCTAAGACCTCCATCAACACCCCATCACCAATTGCGCTGCCCAAGGCCTCCATCACCACCCCATCACCAGCTGTGCTGCTCGAGCCCTCCATCAGCACACCATCACCAACTGTCCTACCCATGGCTTCCATCACCACCCCATCACCAGCTGTGCCACAGGAGGCCTTCAGCTTGTGTCCAGCTCCAGCCATCATAAGCCTACAGCCTTCTGGAGCCACCAGCCCAGAGCCTGCACGGTCCACTCTAGCTTCTGCCACTACACTGGTGCCAACCAGCACACAGGCAACCACCACCAAACGAGTGCCTCCTGGTCTTCTGACACCCACAGAGAGGTCAGATGTTGTCCCACGGAGGACACCCATCATCTCCCTTgtctcagcccccaccacagcacTCTGGCCACCCTACAGGGTGGCTATACCAGGCCAGGAGCGGGACCATGCCACTGCGTGGAGCTTGTCCACGGTCGGCACGCAGACTGCTCCCACTGTCCCCCGACACGCTCTCAGCCCTGCAGGCACCATCCCATCCCCAATGCCTCCTGTCCCCCCACTGAGAGACCATACAAGCCCCTGGCCAGCCTCCCCACCCCTGGCTCCCAGTGGCCATCACAGCTGGAGCTTTGCCCTGCGGTCCAGCCCATGGCACTGCCGGGTCTCCCTGGCCCTGGGTCTGGCCGCGCTGGTGCTGCAGGTGGGCTGCATGATCCTATGGGGGAAGCTCACCTTCCTCCTTCACCAAGCCACCCGCCACCAGGGCCACCCCGTGCCACCAGTAAGGCTGCTGAGTCTCCAAGCCCTGGCTGCCCCGGGGTCTCCCGAGCAAGCCTGGGcactgctttgagcttcagtGCCCCTGCGTGATCTGGGCAATGCCCATCACCCTCCTTGGGGTTCTGGAGCCATGCTGGCCATGGGGTGCGTATGTCATGGAGTGCGGACCAGCCTGGGTCGGCTGCAGTCCCCCAGGGGTGGTTGTCCCAGTACCCATGCTGTTTTGGGGTGCCTCCCAACTGTCCCCTGGAGATGCTGTGAGCCTGGGGAGCCTGGACATGGTGTCACTGCCTGACGGGCCCTTCTGCCAAGCGACACTAGATGGCATCCCGACACAGGCAGTGGCTGCCACCGTCTGACCAGGGCCACCGGCAGCAGAGAGGGTGACGAGTGGCCCTGGAGGCACCGCACTCGGACGGCTGGGACCTTGCTGGACATCAGCAAGGCCACAGCCCGGTCTTGCTTGCCAGGGTCTGGTCGGGGCTCCTGCCTgcatctcctccccacccctggcAGGTACCTGCAAGCTACAGTCAGTCCTTGGGAAGGACATCCTAAGGCCTCCTGCCCTGCGCCCCGGCTTCTTCCCCACGTCGTGTTACGGGATGTGCCAGTGCCTGTCCGTCCATCATAATACTTTgacctctttccttctctttctccctttcctcctcaccAATATTAAAGCCTCCCCTGCATCTCTGCCGTGCACTGAAGGGCTGGTGAGAGGAGTACTTTCATCCCAGGGCTTTTCTCGCCGTGACCTGCTGCGGGGATTCCTGTTGCTTGCTGGAGGGTGGGGTCCCCAGCCAGTGCTGGCCCTCAGGGACCGCTGGAGGACCAGGGTTGCACACTTCCTCCTGCCAGCAGCGGCATAGCGAGACAATAGACATCCTTCTTGTCCTCCTCTTAAATATCATGCCTCTAAAACCTCTGCGATGCTGCCTGCCCTGGCCTCTCTGGAAGTGTAATGTTTGAGCATGGCCAGCCACGTGGCTCTCATACCATAACTTCACCTGACACTGAGCCCCGACTGCAGGCTGGGCAGCGGGAGGCTCTTTGGAAGCTCGGTAGGAAGGGGATAACTCTTCTCATAAATGCAGGCTTGATGTGCATCTCCACTCTGCAGTCCTGGGCTGACACCAGGGCCAGGAAAGTGCCCAACTTAAACAAAAGTGGCTGTTCTTGAGGGTTTTCTGGAAGTGGTAAAGCTTTCACTGGAAAGCTTCACCCCAGGAGATTTTTTTGAGCCAATGAGCACGGGTTGCTCCTTGGTCTGAGTTTTGGGTGCCTTACTGTGCTCTGACTTTGCTCCCAAATTTAATCACCCCGATTATTGCAGGGTTGCAGGTGTCTGCCTTCAACTCCTCACCTGTGCCACCGGTGCTtgctctgtcctgctgtgcctttgGGTGCCGTACCCATGTGTGGGGCATATGGGCTTCCTGGCTTTGGGGGTGTCTCTGGGGGGAGAACCCTTGAAAATCAATAGTCTGGGCATGTGCTGGGCAAAGAGCCGTGGGGAAGCGGCTCAGAAACCTCCCGGCTGGGGAGCCCCGAGTGCCCCAGCTCCCCTGCCTGGTGCAAGACCAAGGGAGGGGGAATGGGGCTGTGCATTAGGGACCTGGATATATGTCTTTGCTAAGAGCCTGTGCAGTGTTACAGACCCTTCGGCTGCTCCTTGAAGTCCTGCTGACGGCTGTGAAATACGGGAGGCGAGCTCGGGGCAGCACATCTGGGCGGGATGGAGCGAGCGGCTGCGAAGCCGGGGCTGGCACGGTGGGTAATGAGCCGCAGATGAGGGGAGGGAGTGTTTTTCCTGGCAGTCCAGATGGGCTCGACTTAATACTTGATTTAGAGGGTTTGAAAGGTGGGGGGGGCTGGCTGCCGGGGACCAGACCCCGAGCACTTCCCGGGGCGACAATGGAGGGGTGTCCGCTGGATTTTCAGATATTTAATGGCCCAGCGCAGTCTAAACAGGGAAGTACTTCGGGGTGAGATTAGCACAACATAATCACATCTTAAAAGGTCTTCAGAGACACAAGGCACGTCCGCTCTCATATTAATTACTTGTTATTAATAAAGCTGGGGTCAGGCTAGAGGTGTTCGCTCCAGAGCGTGCTGATTCCCTCTTTGCAGAGCGGTGGTGTATCCGAAAGCAGCACAAAGCGCTGCAGCCTCCACCTGCGCCCATCCCATTCCGGAAACCAAATGACCAACATTCCTTCAGCCGCCTTTAAAACTAATTTGCCCCATAATACCCCGAAAGGGCCACATCTTTCTAAGTGCCCAGAACACCTCCGAGTGCTGTAAAATAATAATAGCCAGGGTGTTCTCAGCACGGGAATTTCCTGCTATGATTGATTTctaatttgcaatgaaaatacaGCCGCCCGTGTTCCCGGGGCCGGGCTGGTGCAGCTGGCTCGCAGGCAGGAGTCGGCTCCCTCCATCGCTGTGGGGCCAATCCCCGGAGGGCTACGGCTATACTGGGCTGTGAGGAATTACCAGCTGTCCCCATTTGCCCCTGCTCGTTCTGATGTCCCTCAGCAGAGAAGGGGCTGAGAGGCGGGTGGGATGCAGGGTGACCTGGGGGTGATGTGCCTGGGCAAGCCTGTGGGGGAACACGCTCGGGTTTCCTGATTGCTGAGCCAGAGAccatgcag contains these protein-coding regions:
- the LOC128910869 gene encoding uncharacterized protein LOC128910869, with translation MGPLSGGLAPCLVWLAPAAGLIHKCSAKTMYQHFLFLFFLSFHLHKCQDQILGEDSYEMPKDYQEVYRGTKNDIREIPKIAKPFISEMIFVQTSITAIRKGAFRYMPNLIKILFIGNKIKTVEPGAFDSLEKLRDLEISGASLEELAVGTFQNLPSLQRLELRDSHLRHIPKGLFDGLEKLGELSLHINAIPSLPEGVFDSLINLTFLDLSRNRITALPGDAFSKLPRLQVLRLYENELQDLPEGLLDGQMGLLELSLQRNRLRVLPSMLLRSLPHLEKLLLDNNLIGALPLQGFFGLNKLKLLTLDSNRITELPCCLFDTMPHLRELDLSRNSLSTLPDDLFVNLTSLSKLILSHNQLATLPRGAFTGLSKLSDLQLDTNLLSALDDEVFAPLPNLKTLNLRKNQLENVPRGLLDPLSKLSSVYLSGNPWRCDCNLCYLHSWILGNSEKVKLSTQVSCKNPPHLAGQEVTSLRDDHLICPATLPLSASFTPALLFTSTSSQGMSTLLSPGALPTAAPTTLSLAAFPTMTPPTMPSPVATSAILPTMPAEAFFTAPSSTMPSKASITTPSPTVQPKTSNTTPSSAMLPKASVTTPSPAVLLKASVTTPSPAVLPETSVTTPSPTRLPETFITTPSPAVLPKTSINTPSPIALPKASITTPSPAVLLEPSISTPSPTVLPMASITTPSPAVPQEAFSLCPAPAIISLQPSGATSPEPARSTLASATTLVPTSTQATTTKRVPPGLLTPTERSDVVPRRTPIISLVSAPTTALWPPYRVAIPGQERDHATAWSLSTVGTQTAPTVPRHALSPAGTIPSPMPPVPPLRDHTSPWPASPPLAPSGHHSWSFALRSSPWHCRVSLALGLAALVLQVGCMILWGKLTFLLHQATRHQGHPVPPVRLLSLQALAAPGSPEQAWALL